AAAGAGTACCAGGTATTAAAAAAAGGCCTAAGGTACCAGGAACCTTTTTTTGATTCTATTTTTGCAGGGTGAATGTTGCGCTTGCAGGTTCGGGTGACATACCTGAGATGTCGTCGGTGTAGCTTTTAATGCTGACCTGGCATTGCTGCCCGTTGCTGTAACTGCTGCCTGTCACTTTTAACTTGACGATGGCAATTGTCCCGCTGCTTCCTGTTGGAATCGATGTGCCGGCTCCTAAAAATCCTCCGATCTTCAAAGTGCCAGAGGTGGTTTCGTTTCCGGCCACTGCTGCCCAGCTTCCTGTTAAACTTCCTTTTTCTACGCTTTGAAATTCGAACATATTGGCATCAAAAGTCATTTCCAGCCCAAAGACCTTAATCTC
The Anaerolineae bacterium DNA segment above includes these coding regions:
- a CDS encoding cohesin domain-containing protein; translated protein: EIKVFGLEMTFDANMFEFQSVEKGSLTGSWAAVAGNETTSGTLKIGGFLGAGTSIPTGSSGTIAIVKLKVTGSSYSNGQQCQVSIKSYTDDISGMSPEPASATFTLQK